A portion of the Streptomyces sp. NBC_01335 genome contains these proteins:
- a CDS encoding ABC transporter ATP-binding protein, whose product MTTTAPEATAAATAVVSFDQVSKAYGDVRAVDGLQLDLHPGETVALLGPNGAGKSSTLDLLLGLRNADSGTVRIFGTSPQEAIAAGRVGAMLQSGGLMEDVTVEEIVRLACSLHPRAYPVGEVLARAGIASIAGRMVNKLSGGQEQRVRFALATAGANDLIVLDEPTTGMDVTARQAFWATMREQADQGRTVLFATHYLEEADAIADRVLVLHKGRLLADGTAAEIKAMAGVRRISFELADPIDETALRALPFLSALDISGDRVRIQSQNADATVHAIYGLGLYPRALEVAGLGLEQAFVAITEAEEARTA is encoded by the coding sequence ATGACAACGACAGCCCCCGAAGCGACCGCCGCAGCCACGGCCGTGGTCAGCTTCGACCAGGTCAGCAAGGCGTACGGCGACGTGCGCGCGGTCGACGGGCTCCAGCTCGACCTGCACCCCGGCGAGACCGTGGCGCTGCTCGGCCCCAACGGCGCCGGGAAGTCCTCCACGCTCGACCTGCTGCTCGGCCTGCGCAACGCGGACAGCGGCACGGTCCGCATCTTCGGCACCTCCCCGCAGGAGGCCATCGCCGCCGGGCGGGTCGGCGCGATGCTGCAGAGCGGCGGGCTGATGGAGGACGTCACCGTCGAGGAGATCGTCCGGCTCGCGTGCAGCCTGCATCCGCGCGCCTACCCGGTCGGCGAGGTGCTGGCCCGCGCGGGGATCGCCTCGATCGCCGGCCGCATGGTCAACAAGCTCTCCGGCGGCCAGGAGCAGCGGGTGCGGTTCGCGCTGGCCACCGCCGGGGCCAACGACCTGATCGTGCTCGACGAGCCGACCACCGGCATGGACGTCACCGCCCGCCAGGCGTTCTGGGCGACCATGCGCGAGCAGGCGGACCAGGGGCGCACCGTCCTGTTCGCCACCCACTACCTCGAAGAGGCCGACGCCATCGCCGACCGCGTCCTCGTCCTCCACAAGGGCCGGCTGCTCGCCGACGGCACCGCCGCCGAGATCAAGGCCATGGCGGGTGTCCGCCGGATCTCGTTCGAGCTGGCGGACCCGATCGACGAGACGGCCCTGCGCGCCCTGCCGTTCCTCTCCGCGCTCGACATCAGCGGCGACCGGGTCCGTATCCAGTCGCAGAACGCCGACGCGACCGTCCACGCGATCTACGGCCTCGGCCTCTACCCGCGCGCACTCGAAGTAGCCGGACTCGGCCTGGAACAGGCCTTCGTCGCCATCACCGAGGCCGAGGAGGCCCGCACCGCATGA
- a CDS encoding methyltransferase type 11, whose product MDWQTKAEQLATDIVDPVSRWLPPVARVPRHQLVPRWWELDGTGAWAVRDGASDPSAWAEAAYGERSLVTRVGGLHADHATPEDRPEGLPTSSATLPSLTVRMLRHARLGDGLPLLDLGTGAGGLTAYASFRIGDKHVTSLDVDPYLSSVAGERLAELGYYPTMLTADATEHVPGTYERIVSTVGLPAGPGLRAVLASLVPGGRLALTLARTTLIVTGWKRANGDVVGQVERDMAGFMPARSGDDYPDACTDLFALAHEAEGDDVGTGRYPVVDLENAWELRSMLEVTAPGVELGFGTRGKTRTAYLVHPDGSWARASADWTDPPTVHQSGPRRLWDVLERLRNRLNTDGSLPLLGARVRITPDGVVHLSRGEWHTSVGDR is encoded by the coding sequence ATGGACTGGCAGACCAAGGCGGAGCAACTCGCCACCGACATCGTGGACCCGGTGTCCCGCTGGCTCCCGCCGGTGGCGCGGGTGCCCCGCCATCAGCTGGTGCCCCGCTGGTGGGAGCTCGACGGTACGGGAGCCTGGGCGGTGCGCGACGGAGCGAGCGACCCGTCCGCCTGGGCCGAAGCGGCGTACGGGGAACGGTCGTTGGTGACCCGGGTCGGCGGTTTACACGCGGACCACGCGACGCCCGAGGACCGCCCGGAGGGCCTGCCCACGTCGTCGGCGACGCTGCCGAGCCTCACGGTCCGGATGCTCCGGCACGCGCGCCTCGGGGACGGGCTTCCGCTGCTGGATCTGGGTACGGGGGCGGGCGGGCTCACCGCGTACGCGTCCTTCCGTATCGGGGACAAGCACGTGACGAGCCTGGACGTGGACCCCTACCTCTCCTCGGTCGCGGGCGAACGGCTCGCGGAGCTGGGGTACTACCCGACGATGCTCACGGCGGACGCGACCGAGCACGTGCCGGGGACGTACGAGCGGATCGTGTCCACGGTCGGGCTGCCGGCCGGGCCCGGGCTCCGCGCGGTGCTCGCCTCGCTCGTGCCGGGCGGGCGGCTCGCCCTGACGCTGGCTCGTACGACCCTGATCGTCACCGGGTGGAAGCGCGCCAACGGGGACGTGGTGGGACAGGTCGAGCGGGACATGGCCGGTTTCATGCCGGCCCGGTCCGGCGACGACTACCCGGACGCCTGCACCGACCTGTTCGCCCTCGCGCACGAGGCGGAGGGCGACGACGTCGGCACCGGCCGCTACCCGGTGGTGGACCTGGAGAACGCTTGGGAGCTGCGGTCCATGCTGGAGGTCACCGCGCCCGGGGTGGAGCTCGGCTTCGGCACCCGGGGGAAGACGCGTACCGCCTACCTGGTGCATCCGGACGGCTCGTGGGCCCGCGCGTCCGCCGACTGGACCGACCCGCCCACCGTCCACCAGAGCGGCCCGCGACGCCTCTGGGACGTACTGGAACGCCTCCGGAACCGGCTCAACACGGACGGCTCCCTGCCGTTGCTCGGGGCGCGGGTGCGCATCACCCCGGACGGGGTGGTCCACCTGTCCCGGGGCGAGTGGCACACCTCGGTCGGTGACCGGTGA
- a CDS encoding arsenate reductase/protein-tyrosine-phosphatase family protein has product MKRHHCGQQITLDMLDWADDVLAMDAAALQTLRAIGGERYAHKLGLYLGDRDVPDPMGQGDDVFDECAVLIEAGSALHSGRRRP; this is encoded by the coding sequence GTGAAACGCCACCACTGCGGGCAACAGATCACCCTGGACATGCTGGACTGGGCCGACGACGTCCTGGCCATGGACGCCGCCGCCCTTCAAACGCTCAGAGCGATCGGCGGCGAGCGATACGCCCACAAGCTCGGCCTCTACCTGGGCGATCGCGACGTACCCGACCCGATGGGCCAGGGCGACGACGTGTTCGACGAGTGCGCCGTGCTGATCGAGGCCGGCAGCGCGCTCCATTCCGGCCGACGCCGCCCGTGA
- a CDS encoding UDP-N-acetylglucosamine--N-acetylmuramyl-(pentapeptide) pyrophosphoryl-undecaprenol N-acetylglucosamine transferase: MNRALGPAGVFRLIVTGGGTGGHTYPALTAIRALQERLSAEGGTLDVLWIGTADGLEARVAPAEGIAFATVATGKIRRSSNPLKMMSAANVKDMARVPLGVAQARKLVAAFRPDVVLATGGYVAVPAGLAARLCRRPLVLHEQTVRLGLANRKLAGSATRIAVSSESTLPLLPEAVRGHAVVTGNPVRPQILTGHADKAVETLGLHGFNRLLPTVYVTGGAQGAQQINGAVRAALEWLLERANVIHQCGPDNVEDLRVHAAALPAQLLDRYYLTGFVGPELPDVLALADVMVSRSGAGTLAEVTALGKPAVFIPLATSAGNEQAHNARHLEDAGAGVALFGDVTADRLKDAVGPLLTDPARREAMAQRAREHGRPDAADRLVDVILSAASG, from the coding sequence GTGAATCGTGCACTTGGACCCGCCGGCGTCTTCCGCCTGATCGTCACCGGAGGAGGCACCGGGGGGCACACCTACCCCGCGCTCACCGCCATCCGCGCCCTTCAAGAGCGGCTGTCGGCCGAGGGCGGGACCCTCGATGTGCTGTGGATCGGCACGGCTGACGGCCTGGAGGCGCGTGTCGCGCCGGCCGAGGGGATCGCGTTCGCCACCGTCGCCACGGGTAAAATTCGCAGGTCCAGTAACCCGCTCAAGATGATGTCCGCGGCGAACGTGAAAGACATGGCCCGGGTTCCGCTTGGCGTGGCACAGGCGAGGAAGTTGGTGGCCGCCTTCCGGCCGGACGTCGTGCTTGCCACCGGTGGGTACGTGGCCGTCCCCGCCGGCCTGGCAGCCCGTCTCTGCCGCCGCCCACTGGTGCTGCACGAGCAGACCGTACGCTTGGGGCTGGCGAACCGGAAGCTGGCGGGCTCGGCGACGCGGATCGCGGTGTCCTCGGAGTCGACGTTGCCGCTGTTGCCGGAGGCAGTGCGCGGCCATGCGGTGGTCACCGGGAATCCTGTACGCCCGCAGATTCTGACCGGACATGCGGACAAGGCAGTCGAGACGCTGGGGTTGCACGGCTTCAACCGGCTGCTGCCGACGGTGTACGTCACCGGCGGCGCTCAGGGTGCCCAGCAGATCAACGGCGCCGTCCGTGCCGCGCTGGAGTGGCTGCTGGAACGAGCGAACGTGATCCATCAGTGTGGCCCGGACAACGTCGAGGACCTGCGGGTACATGCGGCCGCGCTGCCCGCGCAGTTGCTCGACCGGTATTACCTCACCGGATTCGTCGGCCCGGAGCTGCCCGACGTCTTGGCGCTCGCGGATGTCATGGTCTCCCGCAGTGGGGCCGGCACACTCGCCGAGGTGACCGCGCTGGGCAAGCCAGCGGTGTTCATCCCCCTGGCCACGTCAGCGGGGAACGAGCAGGCGCACAACGCCCGCCACTTGGAAGATGCCGGGGCTGGCGTCGCCCTATTCGGGGACGTCACCGCTGACCGGCTCAAGGACGCGGTGGGCCCGCTGCTCACCGACCCCGCGCGGCGGGAGGCGATGGCTCAGCGGGCTCGGGAGCACGGAAGGCCGGACGCGGCGGACAGGCTCGTGGACGTGATCCTGTCCGCCGCGTCCGGCTGA
- a CDS encoding DUF6113 family protein, whose translation MSGKKDRARAEARAPRTNAPPRAPEPTGIAAPLNPRRIGVYLGLAVLGALVSLAGSLVQGAWFPGGLLLALGGAAGVFYGGRVLTRTQLGAFAPAVGWLIAVVVALNGRPEGDYLFGGGDEIDLALFVLGGMVIAVICATLSKGPVSANDQERSGR comes from the coding sequence ATGAGCGGCAAGAAGGACCGGGCCCGCGCCGAGGCCCGCGCCCCGCGCACCAACGCCCCGCCCCGGGCGCCGGAGCCCACCGGGATCGCCGCCCCGCTCAACCCCCGCCGGATCGGGGTGTACCTCGGTCTCGCGGTCCTGGGAGCGCTGGTCTCGCTGGCCGGTTCGCTGGTCCAGGGGGCCTGGTTCCCCGGCGGTCTGCTGCTGGCGCTGGGCGGCGCGGCGGGGGTCTTCTACGGCGGCCGGGTCCTCACCCGCACCCAGTTGGGCGCCTTCGCGCCCGCCGTCGGCTGGCTGATCGCGGTCGTGGTCGCGCTCAACGGACGCCCCGAGGGCGACTACCTCTTCGGCGGCGGCGACGAGATCGATCTGGCGCTCTTCGTCCTCGGAGGGATGGTGATCGCTGTGATCTGCGCCACCCTCTCCAAGGGGCCGGTTTCGGCCAACGACCAGGAACGTTCAGGCCGGTGA
- a CDS encoding sensor histidine kinase translates to MSDDENAVGIGRPPVTRRQIAMKLLWICVWLAFLSAPVSDLLGGDHGPWATAFGCLGLATFVVVYLQLFFRHTARSPALTRAAWTIAVLIAFAAALSLMLGPAWLGLFVYVNVSAGAALSLRAAWRLIPAVAVLMACIGLADGADSAGELVLDLLVPALLGGFAMTGVRQLIRTTVELREARATVAQLAANEERLRLARDLHDLLGHSLSLITLKSELAGRMLPGHPEQAALQVADIEQVSRQALADVRDAVTGYRRPTLPGELAGARTALAAAGIAADVPTDAPDADGLPAAREEALAWGLREAVTNVVRHSGAKTCAVTLTPRQTLAGRFLELAVVDDGRGGADVPSGIPSGITSGITSGIASGAETGVKGGVKPGNGLTGLRERLAAVDGTLTTGPAGSGRGFRLTLSVPLGEHALGSPE, encoded by the coding sequence GTGAGCGACGACGAAAACGCGGTGGGCATCGGCCGCCCGCCGGTCACCCGCCGCCAGATCGCGATGAAGCTGCTCTGGATCTGCGTCTGGCTCGCGTTCCTGAGCGCCCCGGTGTCCGACCTGCTCGGCGGCGACCACGGCCCGTGGGCCACGGCGTTCGGCTGCCTTGGACTGGCCACCTTCGTCGTCGTGTACCTCCAGCTGTTCTTCCGCCACACCGCCCGCTCCCCGGCCCTCACCCGGGCCGCGTGGACCATCGCCGTCCTGATCGCCTTCGCCGCCGCCCTCAGCCTGATGCTCGGGCCGGCGTGGCTGGGGCTCTTCGTCTACGTCAACGTCTCGGCCGGTGCCGCGCTCTCCCTGCGGGCCGCCTGGCGGCTGATCCCCGCCGTGGCGGTGCTGATGGCGTGCATCGGCCTCGCCGACGGCGCGGACAGCGCGGGGGAGCTGGTCCTCGACCTGCTGGTGCCCGCCCTGCTCGGCGGGTTCGCCATGACCGGCGTACGGCAACTGATCCGCACGACGGTCGAACTGCGCGAGGCCCGCGCCACCGTCGCCCAACTCGCTGCCAACGAGGAGCGGTTGCGGCTCGCCCGTGATCTGCACGACCTGCTCGGCCACTCGCTCTCACTGATCACCCTGAAGAGCGAGCTGGCCGGGCGGATGCTCCCCGGCCATCCCGAGCAGGCGGCCCTCCAGGTCGCCGACATCGAACAGGTCAGCCGCCAGGCTTTGGCGGACGTACGCGACGCCGTCACCGGCTACCGCCGCCCGACCCTCCCCGGCGAACTGGCCGGAGCCCGTACCGCGTTGGCGGCGGCGGGCATCGCCGCCGACGTCCCCACCGACGCCCCGGACGCGGACGGCCTGCCCGCCGCCCGCGAGGAGGCCCTCGCCTGGGGGCTGCGGGAAGCCGTCACCAACGTCGTACGTCACAGCGGGGCCAAGACCTGCGCGGTCACTCTGACACCCAGGCAGACCCTGGCCGGGCGGTTCCTCGAACTCGCGGTCGTGGACGACGGCCGGGGCGGGGCGGACGTCCCGTCCGGCATCCCGTCCGGCATCACGTCCGGCATCACGTCCGGTATCGCGTCCGGCGCCGAGACCGGCGTCAAGGGCGGCGTCAAGCCCGGCAACGGTCTCACCGGCCTCCGCGAACGCCTCGCCGCCGTCGACGGCACCCTCACCACCGGGCCCGCCGGCAGCGGCCGGGGCTTCCGGCTCACCCTCAGCGTCCCGCTGGGCGAACACGCTCTAGGATCGCCGGAATGA
- a CDS encoding ABC transporter permease: MGAKTAARTKSRANLVSGVLIRLEVTRTLRNKKFMFFSVLYPSVIYLAVSSTQNTTDFVPGTHLTLQAFFMVAMGSFGALTAVLMGNSERIAKEREKGWVRQLRLTALPGHAYVLGKIASAAIVTLPCIVVVFVVAAAVKGVRLDAWQWFALTGVIWAGSLVFAALGVAIGYLASGDAVRPITMIIYFGLSILGGLWMPASTFPGWLQDIAQWLPTHAYAALGQAIEMGGAPHAKDVMLLLAYFVVFAGGAAWLYRKDTLKA; the protein is encoded by the coding sequence ATGGGCGCAAAGACCGCCGCGCGCACGAAGAGCCGGGCGAACCTCGTCTCCGGGGTGCTGATCCGGCTCGAAGTGACCCGCACCCTGCGGAACAAGAAGTTCATGTTCTTCTCGGTGCTCTACCCGTCGGTGATCTACCTGGCGGTCTCCAGTACCCAGAACACCACCGACTTCGTCCCCGGCACCCATCTGACCCTGCAGGCCTTCTTCATGGTCGCCATGGGCTCCTTCGGCGCGCTGACCGCCGTCCTCATGGGCAACAGCGAACGCATCGCCAAGGAAAGGGAGAAGGGCTGGGTACGCCAGCTCCGCCTGACCGCCCTGCCCGGTCACGCCTACGTCCTCGGGAAGATCGCCAGTGCCGCGATCGTCACCCTGCCGTGCATCGTGGTCGTGTTCGTGGTGGCCGCCGCCGTCAAGGGCGTACGCCTCGATGCCTGGCAGTGGTTCGCGCTGACCGGGGTCATCTGGGCAGGGTCGCTCGTCTTCGCCGCCCTCGGCGTGGCCATCGGCTATCTGGCCAGCGGTGACGCGGTCCGCCCGATCACGATGATCATCTACTTCGGGCTGTCGATCCTCGGCGGCCTCTGGATGCCCGCCTCCACCTTCCCCGGGTGGCTCCAGGACATCGCCCAGTGGCTGCCCACCCACGCGTACGCTGCTCTCGGCCAGGCCATCGAAATGGGCGGCGCCCCGCACGCCAAGGACGTCATGCTGCTCCTCGCCTACTTCGTGGTCTTCGCGGGCGGCGCGGCCTGGCTCTACCGGAAGGACACCTTGAAGGCGTGA
- a CDS encoding helix-turn-helix domain-containing protein: MVNRLELNPEASPRAAYGARIRRMRERRGWSQEELASHLSYSSQHISAVETARKPPTLRFSRELDALFGITGSAESFESEWREIRHGVLLEGFPEYVGYEGRAVEIRLFEIGIIPGLLQTPAYARALADGDVQRGAISPEQASERVAFLMERQAALVRLRPPMALVVMDESCLRHAVGGEAVMQEQLQRLIETASLPTWVIQVSPFALGARRSFNLPVNLLTLADRSMVAYAESQVQGYVERETASVVPMLTSYHQLQSEALSQAASVAMIEQVRKGTL; this comes from the coding sequence ATGGTCAACCGCCTGGAGTTGAACCCGGAAGCCAGCCCGCGCGCGGCATACGGTGCGCGTATCAGACGAATGCGGGAGAGGCGCGGGTGGAGTCAGGAGGAACTGGCATCCCATCTGTCATATTCCAGCCAGCATATTTCAGCGGTCGAAACTGCCCGGAAACCTCCAACTCTCCGCTTCTCGCGTGAACTCGACGCCCTATTCGGCATCACGGGCTCGGCCGAGTCGTTCGAGAGCGAGTGGCGCGAGATCCGGCACGGCGTGCTGCTGGAGGGGTTCCCGGAGTACGTCGGGTATGAGGGGCGGGCAGTGGAGATCCGGTTGTTCGAGATCGGGATCATCCCCGGGCTGCTACAAACACCGGCGTACGCACGTGCGTTGGCGGACGGCGACGTGCAGCGCGGCGCCATCTCGCCTGAGCAAGCCTCGGAGCGGGTCGCCTTCCTCATGGAAAGACAGGCAGCGCTTGTGAGGCTCCGCCCGCCGATGGCGCTTGTTGTGATGGATGAGAGCTGTCTTCGCCACGCTGTCGGTGGGGAAGCGGTGATGCAGGAGCAGCTTCAGCGCCTGATTGAGACTGCCTCCCTCCCCACGTGGGTGATCCAGGTGTCGCCCTTCGCCCTCGGGGCACGTCGCTCGTTCAACCTGCCAGTCAACCTGCTGACCCTGGCCGACAGGTCCATGGTTGCTTACGCGGAGTCTCAGGTGCAGGGATACGTCGAGCGTGAAACGGCTTCTGTAGTACCGATGCTGACGTCTTACCATCAGTTGCAGAGCGAAGCGCTGTCTCAGGCGGCATCTGTAGCCATGATCGAACAGGTACGAAAGGGCACCCTGTGA
- a CDS encoding DUF397 domain-containing protein, which produces MTTESPRWFTSSYSENGGQCVEVAANLAVAHDLVPVRDSKVPSGPVLGFATDSFTSFVAGVKAGEFGAV; this is translated from the coding sequence GTGACGACTGAGTCCCCCCGTTGGTTCACGTCCTCGTACAGCGAGAACGGTGGCCAGTGTGTCGAGGTGGCTGCCAACCTCGCCGTGGCGCACGACCTCGTGCCGGTCCGTGACTCCAAGGTTCCGAGCGGTCCGGTCCTGGGCTTCGCCACCGACTCCTTCACGTCGTTCGTGGCAGGCGTGAAGGCGGGCGAGTTCGGCGCGGTCTGA
- a CDS encoding MarR family transcriptional regulator: protein MATQHFSPAPPAPAASRPYRRASTGYGKQSVSGQVAYEPEHFAFLSERERYVAAYVDHLPDGAAMDIKSLAKDLPLYGQMAIGTALRALGVAGHLRRVRRRVEGDGACRWVTLTFWSRTARDNEWWTAHLEGQAATPERPCAPSAEPCPTSGPDPVVPRQRTAESDPGRPPAPARTPDAVTTADPGPVATAPTAPAAPQGAPVAATPAAPPAPGAPPVTAGPSPAYVALAELGRREPRLTLSAADCEVLEPLAAAWFARGVSAGYLTSALTAGLPEQVGSPVGLVRRRLTDKMPPRLSATPTPPPVPAPGAPGSPVRRLLVECTDCGRPARAEALPDGLCAPCRTTHQAPQPADPAAIPGQVERDVPALVAGLRNLMRTP, encoded by the coding sequence GTGGCTACCCAGCACTTTAGCCCTGCCCCGCCCGCGCCCGCAGCCTCACGCCCGTACCGCAGGGCCAGCACCGGCTACGGCAAGCAATCCGTCTCCGGCCAAGTCGCTTACGAGCCGGAGCACTTCGCTTTCCTGTCGGAGCGTGAGCGGTATGTCGCCGCTTACGTCGACCATTTGCCCGACGGTGCCGCGATGGACATCAAGTCGCTGGCCAAGGACCTGCCCCTGTACGGCCAGATGGCCATCGGTACCGCTCTGCGCGCTCTCGGTGTCGCCGGGCACTTGCGGCGCGTACGCAGGCGGGTGGAGGGGGACGGTGCGTGCCGGTGGGTGACGCTCACCTTCTGGTCGCGCACCGCTCGGGACAACGAGTGGTGGACCGCCCATCTGGAGGGCCAAGCCGCCACGCCCGAGCGGCCCTGTGCGCCCTCCGCCGAGCCGTGCCCCACGTCGGGACCCGATCCGGTCGTCCCCCGGCAGCGCACCGCGGAATCGGACCCCGGCCGGCCCCCGGCCCCCGCCCGGACGCCGGACGCGGTCACCACGGCTGACCCCGGCCCGGTGGCCACGGCGCCCACGGCGCCTGCCGCGCCGCAGGGTGCGCCGGTCGCTGCGACGCCTGCCGCTCCTCCGGCTCCCGGTGCTCCTCCGGTTACCGCGGGTCCCTCGCCCGCCTATGTCGCCCTGGCCGAACTCGGGCGCCGCGAGCCTCGCTTGACGCTCTCCGCGGCGGACTGCGAGGTCCTGGAGCCGCTCGCCGCCGCGTGGTTCGCGCGGGGTGTCAGTGCCGGGTACCTGACGTCGGCGCTCACCGCCGGACTTCCCGAGCAGGTCGGCTCACCGGTCGGGCTGGTGCGCCGCCGCCTCACCGACAAGATGCCGCCCCGCCTGTCCGCGACCCCCACCCCGCCGCCGGTCCCGGCACCGGGCGCCCCCGGCTCCCCGGTACGCCGTCTCCTGGTGGAGTGCACCGACTGCGGACGCCCCGCCCGGGCCGAAGCGCTCCCGGACGGCCTCTGCGCCCCCTGCCGCACCACCCACCAGGCACCGCAACCCGCCGACCCGGCTGCGATCCCGGGCCAGGTCGAACGCGACGTCCCGGCCCTCGTCGCCGGACTCCGCAACCTCATGCGGACGCCCTGA
- a CDS encoding response regulator transcription factor: MSAGTTETVIRLLLAEDQSMVREALAALLGLEPDIEVVAQVARGDEVLDAARTHAVDVALLDIEMPGMTGIEAAGVLHRALPAVKIVVVTTFGRPGYLRRAMEAGADAFLVKDAPAAQLAEAVRKVIAGERVIDPALAAAALAEGANPLTERERDVLRAAADGSTNAEVAAALHLSHGTVRNYLSTAIQKTAARNRADAVRIAADKGWL, encoded by the coding sequence ATGAGCGCCGGAACGACCGAGACCGTGATCAGACTCCTCCTCGCCGAGGACCAGTCCATGGTGCGCGAGGCCCTCGCCGCGCTGCTCGGCCTGGAACCCGACATCGAGGTGGTGGCCCAGGTGGCGCGCGGCGACGAGGTCCTCGACGCCGCCCGCACCCACGCGGTCGACGTGGCCCTCCTGGACATCGAGATGCCCGGCATGACCGGCATCGAGGCCGCCGGAGTGCTGCACCGCGCACTCCCGGCCGTGAAGATCGTCGTCGTCACGACCTTCGGCCGCCCCGGCTATCTCCGCCGCGCGATGGAAGCGGGCGCCGACGCCTTCCTGGTGAAGGACGCGCCCGCCGCCCAACTCGCGGAGGCCGTACGGAAGGTGATCGCCGGAGAACGCGTCATCGACCCCGCGCTCGCCGCCGCCGCGCTCGCCGAGGGCGCCAACCCGCTGACCGAACGCGAACGCGACGTGCTGCGCGCCGCGGCGGACGGCTCCACCAACGCCGAGGTCGCCGCCGCCCTCCACCTCTCGCACGGCACGGTCCGCAACTACCTCTCGACCGCCATCCAGAAGACCGCCGCCCGCAACCGGGCGGACGCGGTACGGATCGCGGCGGACAAGGGCTGGCTGTAA
- a CDS encoding DUF397 domain-containing protein encodes MTTESPRWFKSSYSSNGGNCIEVAANLAVAHNVVPVRDSKVPSSPVLGFTAGSFTSFVAGVKAGEFGAV; translated from the coding sequence GTGACGACCGAATCCCCCCGATGGTTCAAGTCCTCCTACAGCAGCAACGGCGGCAACTGCATTGAGGTCGCCGCCAACCTTGCCGTGGCGCACAACGTCGTACCCGTCCGTGACTCCAAGGTCCCCAGCAGCCCGGTTCTGGGCTTCACCGCCGGTTCGTTCACGTCGTTCGTGGCGGGCGTGAAGGCTGGGGAGTTCGGCGCCGTCTGA
- the mshB gene encoding N-acetyl-1-D-myo-inositol-2-amino-2-deoxy-alpha-D-glucopyranoside deacetylase produces the protein MKDLPARRLLLVHAHPDDESINNGATMAKYASEGAHVTLVTCTLGEEGEVIPDSLAHLTADRDDTLGPYRVGELAAAMKELGVTDHRFLGAPGRYRDSGMMGTEQNHRPGAFWDTAVDDAAAALVDVVREVRPQVLVTYDPDGGYGHPDHIQAHRVAMRAAELAADPGYTTGSGAPDAPHTIAKIYWNRMPRPVAEEAFARLRAEAPAVFGGIADIDEVPGVTEESVITTEIDGGPAHAAAKAAAMRAHVTQITVRDPWFTLSNDKGQPLFATEYYQLVHGVRGGEGPRERDLFAGLPEAAADAGERA, from the coding sequence ATGAAGGACCTTCCCGCCCGCCGTCTGCTGCTGGTGCACGCGCACCCCGACGACGAGTCGATCAACAACGGCGCCACCATGGCCAAGTACGCCTCCGAGGGCGCCCACGTCACGCTGGTGACCTGCACCCTGGGCGAGGAGGGCGAGGTCATCCCGGACTCGCTGGCGCACCTCACGGCCGACCGCGACGACACGCTGGGCCCGTACCGCGTGGGTGAACTCGCCGCCGCCATGAAGGAGCTGGGGGTCACCGACCACCGCTTCCTCGGCGCCCCGGGCCGGTACCGCGACTCCGGGATGATGGGCACCGAGCAGAACCACCGCCCCGGCGCGTTCTGGGACACCGCCGTGGACGACGCGGCGGCCGCGCTGGTGGACGTCGTCCGTGAGGTCCGCCCGCAGGTCCTGGTGACGTACGACCCCGACGGCGGATACGGCCACCCCGACCACATCCAGGCGCACCGGGTGGCGATGCGCGCGGCCGAACTCGCCGCCGACCCCGGGTACACCACCGGCTCCGGCGCCCCGGACGCGCCGCACACCATCGCGAAGATCTACTGGAACCGGATGCCCCGCCCGGTCGCCGAGGAGGCGTTCGCCCGGCTCCGGGCCGAGGCGCCCGCGGTGTTCGGCGGGATCGCCGACATCGACGAGGTGCCGGGGGTGACCGAGGAGTCCGTGATCACCACGGAGATCGACGGCGGCCCGGCGCACGCGGCGGCGAAGGCGGCGGCGATGCGGGCCCACGTCACCCAGATCACCGTGCGCGACCCCTGGTTCACCCTCTCCAACGACAAGGGCCAGCCGCTCTTCGCCACCGAGTACTACCAACTCGTCCACGGTGTACGGGGTGGTGAAGGTCCACGCGAGCGCGACCTCTTCGCGGGACTGCCCGAGGCCGCCGCCGACGCGGGGGAGCGGGCATGA